One genomic window of Desmospora activa DSM 45169 includes the following:
- a CDS encoding YpiB family protein, which translates to MSDCVTISEKKEFIQWFLNRCELQRREAAWLLNYLSSDDEVLGRTHFVDCLRHLPKTMIVSARCVSMTPFQYSKRKRVTSDVETAFYDIRSCSNDDLYITLHFEDKTSCPEYAAIAILEVNPMERQDLVQDSLFGLFAEVILDQAVRDYRKKDLYRRIDEALANGDEQQFLQLTEQWLKIIEKQ; encoded by the coding sequence ATGAGCGATTGTGTCACGATCTCTGAAAAGAAGGAGTTTATTCAATGGTTCCTGAACCGTTGTGAGCTACAAAGACGGGAAGCTGCTTGGCTCCTCAATTACCTCTCTTCGGATGATGAAGTGCTCGGTCGCACCCATTTTGTTGACTGCTTGCGCCATCTTCCCAAAACGATGATCGTTTCCGCCCGATGTGTATCGATGACGCCCTTTCAGTATTCAAAACGAAAGCGAGTCACTTCCGACGTGGAAACCGCCTTTTACGATATTCGGTCTTGTTCCAATGATGACTTGTATATTACGCTCCATTTTGAGGATAAGACCAGTTGCCCAGAATACGCCGCTATAGCTATATTGGAGGTAAATCCGATGGAAAGACAAGATCTTGTCCAAGATTCCTTATTCGGTCTGTTTGCGGAGGTCATCCTCGATCAAGCGGTTCGGGATTATCGCAAGAAGGATTTGTATCGTCGTATCGATGAAGCGTTGGCCAATGGTGACGAGCAGCAATTCTTACAATTAACCGAACAGTGGTTAAAAATCATCGAAAAACAATGA
- the putP gene encoding sodium/proline symporter PutP: MNPTIITFCVYLFLLLVIGVITYRLTNSMSDYVLGGRKMNSWVTAFSASASDFSGWLLLGLPGVAYASSVSEWSLFIAIGLAVGAAINWHYVAKRLRNYTAYSNDSITISEFLENRFRDHSHLLRIVSAVFIVVFFLFYTASGLVAGGVLFEATFGIDYTLALTLGAIIIFLYTFLGGFIAVSYTDFIQGLLMFLALVITPIVAIIQLGGFGELFTAIGQVNPSLLDISQAVEFDYQSGVFWETTGSIALVSIVSALAWGLGYFGQPHILTRFMAIRSTAAIPKSRLIAIVCGLVLPLYGAIAVGMIGIAYFGPDNPLNDPEHVFLQLVQVVFNPWVAGILLAAVLSAIMSTIDSQLLVSSSALIEDFYRVFVRKKATQTELVWASRTAVFLIVSIAFILALNESNTVLNLVSYAWAGFGAAFGPALLFSLFWKRTTKWAVLVSIIVGGGTVLLWKYTGSELYEIVPGFLLASLSIVVISLLSKEPPQEIQDEFDHVKQMP; encoded by the coding sequence CGTTCTGGGCGGCAGAAAAATGAACAGCTGGGTAACCGCTTTTTCTGCTTCAGCAAGTGACTTCAGCGGTTGGCTGTTGCTGGGATTGCCCGGAGTGGCGTATGCTTCCAGCGTCAGTGAGTGGAGTCTGTTTATCGCGATCGGTTTAGCTGTCGGCGCTGCGATCAATTGGCATTATGTCGCAAAACGGCTGCGTAATTATACTGCCTATTCAAATGATTCGATCACTATTTCTGAATTCTTGGAAAACCGATTCCGCGATCATTCCCATCTCCTGCGAATTGTTTCCGCCGTCTTTATCGTTGTTTTCTTTTTGTTTTATACCGCATCAGGGTTGGTGGCTGGTGGTGTGCTGTTTGAGGCCACCTTTGGCATCGATTATACGTTGGCGTTGACGCTCGGGGCGATTATTATCTTTTTGTATACTTTTCTCGGTGGGTTTATCGCGGTTAGTTACACGGATTTTATCCAAGGGTTGCTGATGTTTCTGGCATTGGTGATCACTCCGATTGTAGCCATCATACAACTGGGCGGGTTCGGGGAATTGTTTACAGCGATCGGACAGGTGAATCCTTCACTGCTGGATATTTCGCAGGCGGTGGAGTTTGACTACCAGAGCGGTGTGTTCTGGGAGACGACGGGCTCCATTGCTCTTGTATCCATTGTTTCCGCATTGGCCTGGGGCTTAGGCTACTTTGGACAACCCCACATTTTAACGAGGTTTATGGCGATTCGTAGCACGGCCGCCATTCCCAAATCCCGTCTGATCGCGATTGTCTGCGGCCTGGTTCTGCCTCTGTACGGTGCTATCGCGGTCGGGATGATCGGCATAGCCTATTTTGGTCCGGATAACCCCTTAAATGATCCGGAACATGTCTTTTTACAACTGGTTCAAGTCGTTTTCAACCCCTGGGTGGCAGGAATATTGTTGGCAGCGGTGTTATCCGCCATCATGAGTACGATCGACTCTCAGCTGCTCGTCTCCTCCAGTGCGTTAATCGAAGATTTTTATCGGGTCTTTGTTCGGAAAAAAGCGACACAAACCGAATTGGTATGGGCTAGCCGGACAGCAGTTTTTCTCATTGTCAGCATCGCCTTTATACTGGCGCTCAACGAAAGCAACACCGTCTTAAATCTCGTTTCATACGCTTGGGCGGGTTTTGGAGCGGCTTTCGGTCCTGCGCTGTTATTTTCGCTGTTTTGGAAGCGAACAACCAAATGGGCAGTGCTTGTTTCCATCATTGTCGGGGGAGGAACGGTTTTACTGTGGAAATATACCGGTTCGGAACTATATGAAATTGTTCCCGGTTTTCTCTTAGCTTCACTTTCCATCGTCGTTATCAGCTTGCTGAGTAAAGAACCACCACAAGAGATTCAAGATGAATTTGATCATGTCAAACAGATGCCTTAA
- a CDS encoding DUF2487 family protein translates to MRLSQIDPDKWSQTAAYVDTLLLPVYRIRFPDKRLDVEEAKQVNRIAALVEGNLKGRLFLTSPIPYGTQTREVWHRYLKEVINEFAAAPFLHVVILAPTDWELPSFSDMKGVIGITVSMDEDIETAANRVVEQIVSMWQTSEEV, encoded by the coding sequence GTGCGGCTTTCTCAAATTGATCCCGATAAATGGAGCCAAACGGCCGCATATGTGGACACCTTGTTGTTGCCGGTCTATCGTATCCGATTTCCGGATAAACGACTGGATGTAGAAGAAGCGAAACAGGTAAATCGGATTGCCGCCTTGGTGGAGGGAAATTTAAAGGGACGACTCTTTCTTACCTCCCCGATCCCTTATGGAACGCAGACGAGAGAAGTGTGGCACCGTTACTTGAAAGAAGTTATTAACGAATTTGCTGCCGCTCCTTTTTTGCATGTGGTGATTTTAGCCCCGACAGACTGGGAGTTACCAAGCTTCTCCGATATGAAAGGTGTTATCGGGATCACCGTTTCGATGGATGAGGATATTGAAACCGCCGCCAATCGTGTGGTTGAACAAATTGTGTCGATGTGGCAAACTTCAGAAGAGGTATGA
- a CDS encoding ubiquinol-cytochrome c reductase iron-sulfur subunit encodes MSESKQTEGKPGISRRRFLTYTIASTAGFLGSTMLYPMVRFAIDPILQKGTDTEFVDVGSVDEFTERPKSVQFRIKRKDGWYEPEEGESATAWVSKKGDAILALSPICKHLGCTVTWEGGGHLKQYYCPCHGGLYEEDGTNVPGTPPTGPLDQYAYRVEGGRLLLGPTQQGGGA; translated from the coding sequence GTGAGCGAAAGTAAACAAACAGAGGGTAAACCGGGTATCTCGCGGCGTCGGTTTTTAACGTATACCATCGCCAGCACAGCCGGATTTCTCGGTTCAACCATGCTTTACCCCATGGTACGCTTCGCCATTGACCCGATATTGCAAAAAGGGACGGACACAGAATTCGTGGACGTCGGTTCCGTTGACGAATTCACTGAGAGGCCGAAGTCCGTCCAGTTTCGCATTAAACGGAAAGATGGCTGGTACGAACCGGAAGAAGGGGAGAGTGCCACCGCCTGGGTATCGAAAAAAGGAGATGCAATCCTAGCGTTATCTCCCATCTGCAAACACTTAGGTTGCACAGTCACATGGGAAGGTGGAGGGCACCTGAAACAATACTACTGCCCTTGCCATGGCGGTCTGTATGAAGAAGATGGGACTAATGTACCGGGAACGCCACCTACTGGGCCGTTGGATCAATACGCCTATCGGGTGGAAGGCGGAAGATTGTTGCTGGGCCCCACCCAGCAGGGAGGAGGGGCGTAG